A genomic region of Oenanthe melanoleuca isolate GR-GAL-2019-014 chromosome 25, OMel1.0, whole genome shotgun sequence contains the following coding sequences:
- the LOC130263072 gene encoding zinc finger protein 239-like, whose protein sequence is MRTRSMSREPQADKELSTASREDKSPRHSLGQEAVCSGSTAQECIGEEKPRRSRSRRGCKRTARGSHQERASPGRGGGRSSQLGLREQLQRGEKPHKCSQCGKGFTWRSELIKHRRVHTGEQPYECGECGKRFSRSSHLKIHERSHTGERPYECDKCRKRFQTRSNLVLHYRIHKDERPYECHDCGKGFKQNSTLILHRRTHTGERPYECDKCRKRFQTSFCLLEHYRTHTDERPYECHDCGKGFKHSSTLVKHRRIHTGERPYECPECGKSFSRGSNLTRHQRSLH, encoded by the exons ATGAGGACGAGGTCGATGTCCCGGGAGccgcaggcag acaaggagctgagcacggccagcagggaggacaaatccccGCGGCACAGCCTCGGGCAAGAGGCCGTTTGCAGCGGCTCCACGGCGCAGGAATGCATcggggaggaaaagccccgcAGATCccgcagcaggaggggctgcaaacgcaCAGCCCGGGGATCCCATCAGGAAAGAGCCAGCCCGGGCCGGGGAGGCGGCCGGAGCTCACAGCTGGGGCTGCGTGAGCAGCTTCAGCgtggggagaagccccacaagtgctcgcaatgtgggaagggattcacGTGGAGATCAGAACTGATCAAACACCGGAGAGTCCACACGGGGGAACagccctacgagtgtggggagtgtgggaagagattcaGCCGCAGCTCACACCTCAAGATCCACGAGAGGAGCCACACTGGAgagagaccctacgagtgtgataaatgcaggaagaggtttcagaccagaTCTAATCTCGTCCTGCACTATCGCATTCACAAGGATGAGAGGCCTTATGAGTGTCATGACTGCGGGAAAGGATTCAAGCAAAACTCCACCCTTATCTTGCACCGGCGCacccacactggggagagaccctacgagtgtgataaatgcaggaagaggtttcagaccagcttTTGTCTCCTCGAGCACTATCGCACTCACACAGATGAGAGGCCTTATGAGTGTCAtgactgtgggaagggcttcaagcACAGCTCCACCCTCGTCAagcaccggcgcatccacactggggagagaccctacgagtgtcccgagtgtgggaagagcttctcaaGGGGCAGTAACTTGACCAGACACCAACGGAGTCTCCACTGA